From the Colletotrichum lupini chromosome 10, complete sequence genome, one window contains:
- a CDS encoding protocatechuate 3, which translates to MQFQLLALATALLTGVAVAHPGHDHTLSHSEIARRSNLAKRCSVQSGQFQEVRRKRQAEKRSLVSRSLVQRDSNVTIHTEGPHYNTLQNDTCVLTPEVTKGPYVWPQSQTLRQDMSEDQPGVPLYLDIGVLNVNTCEVMSDVLVDLWHCNATGSYSSFTGHSPNTPFEELLDQLNVTIGPDLDLHTDATTWLRGIWPTDSNGIMEMKTVFPGFYVERTIHIHAQVHTDWSVRSNGTVVASNIVSTGQLFFDEPLSQQIMALEPYVSHTEINRTTNDIDSIFADESKGNWNPNMVVEPLDGEDVTKGMLAYITIGVEA; encoded by the exons ATGCAGTTCCAGCTCCTTGCTCTCGCTACTGCGCTCCTCACGGGAGTGGCCGTTGCTCACCCGGGTCATGACCACACTCTGAGCCACTCAGAGATTGCCCGCCGTTCCAACCTCGCCAAGCGTTGCTCGGTGCAATCCGGCCAGTTCCAGGAGGTTCGCAGGAAGCGTCAGGCCGAGAAGCGCTCGCTCGTCAGCCGCTCTCTCGTTCAGCGCGACAGCAATGTCACTATTCATACTGAGGGTCCCCACTATAACACCCTTCAGAACGACACTTGCGTCCTGACGCCCGAGGTCACCAAGGGACCCTATGTCTGGCCTCAGTCTCAGACCCTGCGCCAGGATATGAGCGAAGATCAACCCGGTGTTCCTCTCTATCTGGATATTGGTGTTCTCAACGTCAATACCTGCGAAGTTATGAGCGACGTCTTAGTC GACCTTTGGCACTGCAACGCT ACCGGATCTTACAGCTCATTCACGGGCCACAGCCCCAACACTCCCTTCGAAGAGCTCCTCGACCAGCTCAACGTCACTATCGGCCCCGATCTGGACCTGCACACCGACGCCACCACCTGGCTCCGCGGCATCTGGCCTACCGACTCTAACGGCATCATGGAGATGAAGACCGTCTTCCCCGGTTTCTACGTCGAGCGCACCATTCACATCCACGCCCAGGTCCACACCGACTGGTCCGTCCGCAGCAACGGCACCGTCGTCGCTTCCAACATTGTCAGCACCGGCCAGCTCTTCTTCGACGAGCCCCTCAGCCAGCAGATCATGGCCCTCGAGCCCTACGTCAGCCACACCGAGATCAACCGCACCACCAACGACATTGACAGCATCTTTGCGGATGAGAGTAAGGGTAACTGGAACCCCAACATGGTTGTCGAGCCCCTCGACGGTGAGGATGTTACCAAGGGCATGCTCGCCTACATCACCATCGGTGTTGAGGCATAA
- a CDS encoding manganese lipoxygenase — protein MRLYFTFSILVAIDSVSAVSSQSPSVTTALSPTTVSTQQAAPTKYTLPNEDNDLSSRAEEIKLKQQVITYGESLIGDTSFFPNGSLGTQISLRDQSLWLKDSEPVARFAINESAAALEDITKHGGLKRLEDFKILYDGHWSGSVPGGIAKGQFSNFTSDLLFAMERLSTNPYIIRRLTYRKDKLPFPLEDKTVRKITGTTLDSLHRDGRLFLADHSYQKKYFAQQGRYSAACQALFYLDKRSDHFLPLAIKTNVGADLTYTPLDTTNEWLLAKIMFNVNDFFHGQVYHLLNSHDVAEIIYLAALRTLSSRHPVLNLMERLMYQAYAIRPIGDRVLFNPGGFFDQNFAFSNVAVRQFGAEFYPTVAGPFQSNYFEDNLRLRGLLHSPSGPKLPHFPFYEDGKEIIGVIRKIIEAFVEATYKSDRVLSKDWELQAWITESNGPAEVIDFPSAPLRSRKQLIDILSHMAWLTGVSHHVLNQGEPVTASGVLPLHPLSLYAPLPTKKGRIENLLPWLPNEQKSVDQITLLARFNRPQVVEKNQTLRYMFNAESLLAGTNRAVAVANDRFMRDMGSISRRISGRRFDSEGLSQGMPFIWTGMDPGVIPFYLSV, from the exons ATGAGACTGTATTTCACCTTCAGCATACTGGTGGCAATTGACAGTGTCAGCGCAGTTAGCAGCCAGTCACCCTCCGTCACAACTGCTCTCAGCCCGACAACTGTGTCTACACAGCAGGCGGCCCCgactaaatatactctaCCTAACGAAGATAATGACCTTTCCTCAAGGGCAGAGGAAATCAAACTCAAGCAACAGGTAATTACCTATGGAGAATCATTGATAGGAGATACATCCTTCTTCCCCAATGGGTCGTTAGGAACCCAGATTTCTTTGCGCGATCAGAGCTTGTGGTTGAAGGATTCGGAACCTGTTGCTCGATTTGCGATCAATGAAAGTGCCGCGGCGCTTGAAGACATCACCAAG CATGGTGGCCTCAAGCGTCTCGAGGACTTCAAAATCCTCTACGATGGTCACTGGTCAGGATCGGTCCCTGGCGGCATCGCCAAAGGCCAGTTCAGCAACTTTACATCGGACCTTTTGTTCGCTATGGAGCGCCTCTCAACCAATCCTTACATCATTCGCCGTCTGACCTACAGAAAGGACAAATTACCTTTCCCTCTTGAAGATAAGACAGTCAGGAAGATTACTGGAACAACGCTCGACTCCCTTCATAGGGACGGTCGTCTATTCTTGGCCGACCACAGCTATCAGAAAAAGTACTTCGCTCAACAAGGCCGATACTCAGCTGCGTGCCAAGCGCTGTTCTACCTTGACAAGCGCTCCGACCACTTTCTTCCCCTGGCCATCAAGACGAATGTCGGCGCTGACCTTACATACACACCCTTGGACACGACTAATGAGTGGCTACTGGCCAAGATCATGTTCAACGTCAACGACTTTTTCCACGGCCAGGTCTATCATCTCCTTAATTCCCACGATGTTGCTGAGATTATCTACCTAGCTGCCCTTCGCACGCTCAGCAGCCGTCACCCTGTCCTCAACCTCATGGAACGACTCATGTATCAGGCTTATGCTATCCGACCCATAGGCGACAGAGTGCTCTTCAACCCAGGCGGTTTCTTTGACCAGAACTTTGCCTTTTCAAATGTAGCCGTACGCCAATTCGGTGCAGAGTTCTATCCGACTGTTGCCGGTCCGTTTCAAAGCAATTACTTTGAGGATAACCTGCGATTACGTGGTCTGTTACACTCGCCTTCTGGCCCGAAACTTCCTCATTTCCCCTTTTATGAAGACGGGAAAGAGATCATTGGAGTCATTCGGAAAATCATTGAAGCTTTCGTCGAGGCAACCTACAAGTCTGATCGAGTGCTGTCCAAAGATTGGGAGTTACAAGCTTGGATTACCGAATCCAATGGTCCTGCAGAAGTCATCGACTTCCCATCAGCGCCGCTGAGAAGCAGGAAGCAGCTTATTGATATTCTGTCCCACATGGCATGGTTGACAGGTGTTTCACACCATGTGCTGAATCAAGGTGAGCCCGTGACGGCGTCTGGCGTGCTACCACTTCATCCCCTTTCTCTGTACGCGCCTCTTCCTACGAAGAAGGGACGAATCGAAAACCTCCTCCCTTGGCTCCCCAACGAGCAAAAGTCGGTCGACCAGATTACTCTTCTCGCACGTTTCAACAGGCCTCAGGTTGTCGAGAAGAACCAGACTCTGCGATACATGTTCAACGCTGAAAGTCTTCTCGCCGGGACCAACAGGGCTGTTGCGGTGGCAAATGACCGGTTCATGAGAGACATGGGTAGTATCAGTAGGAGGATCAGCGGGCGGCGATTTGACAGCGAGGGTTTAAGTCAGGGCATGCCGTTTATCTGGACCGGCATGGACCCTGGCGTGATTCCATTCTACTTAAGTGTTTAG